A genome region from Deltaproteobacteria bacterium includes the following:
- a CDS encoding flagellar hook protein FlgE, whose product MRLFTGLIIGRESLMTHGSALSTVADNLSNANTPGFKAQRSEFSDLFASSIGAMFSDPLTSGSGVSVDDISTLYTQGSIEQTDRELDMAISGRGFFVVNDGANDYYTRAGNFQVDADGNLITIQGDSVMGFTEASPDTAVALNLVDLNSSAAPSTAISLSGNLDAESAMVTAAADPATFIELNAASTFNSSVEVVDSLGVRHDVALHFFHTEALGWEVQAYVDGEATGGVAGTPALLGTSTITFEPNGVQAEGAGASISLSPSWANQSEATTVAIDLSGFTQYGFPSSLNSVVNDGVVAGSLVGVNVDAEGVISGIFDNGENEVVGTLALAMFNSEDGLVRVGDNKFGVSETSGIAEVAAARTDGRGSVAGQSLEQANVDTANEFIDMIRYQRGYQAGSKIISTIDTLLDRTLQIA is encoded by the coding sequence ATGCGCTTGTTTACAGGTCTTATAATAGGCAGAGAATCGCTAATGACACATGGCTCGGCCTTGTCGACCGTTGCGGATAATCTTTCGAACGCCAATACTCCTGGTTTTAAGGCTCAGCGCTCGGAGTTTAGCGACCTGTTTGCCTCGTCGATAGGTGCTATGTTTAGCGATCCTCTTACCTCCGGCAGCGGTGTTTCGGTAGATGACATAAGTACTCTCTATACGCAAGGGTCAATTGAGCAAACGGATCGCGAGCTTGATATGGCCATTAGCGGACGAGGGTTTTTTGTAGTGAACGATGGCGCTAACGATTACTACACTCGCGCTGGTAACTTCCAAGTCGACGCCGATGGCAATCTTATTACCATCCAAGGCGATAGCGTCATGGGTTTTACCGAGGCGAGTCCTGATACTGCCGTGGCTTTGAATTTAGTTGACTTAAACTCAAGTGCTGCGCCTAGCACTGCAATCTCACTGTCAGGTAATCTAGATGCCGAGAGTGCAATGGTGACTGCGGCTGCAGATCCAGCTACATTTATCGAACTAAACGCTGCATCTACTTTTAACTCGTCGGTTGAAGTTGTCGATTCTCTGGGAGTTAGGCATGACGTAGCCTTGCATTTCTTTCACACAGAAGCTCTTGGATGGGAAGTGCAGGCTTATGTAGATGGTGAGGCAACTGGTGGAGTGGCCGGGACTCCTGCATTGTTAGGCACTAGCACGATAACTTTTGAGCCTAATGGCGTACAGGCCGAAGGGGCGGGGGCTAGCATTTCGCTGTCTCCTTCTTGGGCGAATCAGTCGGAAGCTACTACAGTCGCTATCGATCTAAGTGGTTTTACACAGTACGGATTCCCCTCGAGTCTTAACTCGGTCGTCAATGATGGAGTGGTTGCTGGTTCTCTGGTAGGCGTAAACGTCGATGCGGAAGGTGTTATCTCTGGAATTTTTGATAATGGCGAAAACGAAGTCGTTGGCACGTTGGCGCTTGCGATGTTTAACAGCGAAGATGGTTTAGTGCGCGTAGGAGACAATAAGTTTGGCGTGAGCGAGACATCCGGCATTGCCGAGGTAGCGGCTGCAAGAACAGACGGCCGCGGCAGTGTCGCTGGGCAATCCTTGGAGCAAGCAAATGTCGACACTGCAAACGAATTCATCGACATGATTCGCTACCAGAGAGGGTATCAGGCTGGCTCAAAAATTATTAGCACTATAGACACCTTGCTAGATAGAACTCTTCAGATTGCGTAA
- a CDS encoding flippase-like domain-containing protein codes for MKRTTNHSRALIISYGVSACIFFYLCFDLDWELFLVEIGKSNFYYIPLFFIMSFALAWIRTLRWSLLLPRELAISMKELFFINAIGSMSILLLPLRAGEFVRPWMLSSARKIKFPQAFGGIVIERVCDVLALLGMLGISMMSIEKAPALVDVGAKALGMLAGVILLLMFVAYFKANFALGIIEKIIYLVVGKRSPQLAAKLHSFIEEFFIGLKAISSGGELALVVFFSLLLWVFIACYYQLGLLAFGADASWIVANTVSVMIALAIAAPSAPGFLGTFQFGCIVALSVVHGYSREFGLSYSIVMHAYQVAAIIAIGLYCLHKKHLHLSDIASVKDRAL; via the coding sequence TTAGCTATGGTGTCAGTGCTTGTATCTTTTTTTACTTGTGTTTCGATTTGGATTGGGAGCTGTTTTTAGTTGAAATAGGGAAGAGCAACTTCTACTATATCCCTCTTTTTTTTATCATGTCATTTGCCTTAGCTTGGATTAGGACGCTTCGTTGGAGCTTGTTATTGCCCAGGGAACTCGCGATCTCCATGAAGGAGCTTTTTTTTATAAACGCCATAGGCTCGATGTCGATTTTGCTGCTCCCATTGAGGGCTGGCGAATTTGTTCGTCCTTGGATGTTAAGCAGTGCGCGGAAGATAAAATTCCCCCAGGCTTTTGGGGGCATTGTAATAGAGCGCGTGTGCGATGTATTAGCACTTCTTGGCATGCTAGGCATTTCCATGATGAGCATTGAAAAAGCTCCAGCGCTAGTAGATGTCGGTGCGAAGGCTTTGGGAATGCTTGCTGGAGTGATTTTGTTGCTGATGTTTGTTGCCTACTTTAAAGCCAATTTTGCCCTAGGTATTATAGAGAAAATAATCTACTTGGTTGTTGGGAAAAGAAGTCCACAGCTTGCTGCCAAGCTTCACTCCTTTATTGAGGAGTTTTTTATTGGACTTAAGGCCATATCTAGCGGAGGAGAGCTGGCGCTTGTAGTTTTTTTCTCCCTGCTCCTATGGGTTTTTATTGCATGTTATTATCAGCTCGGACTTTTAGCTTTTGGAGCGGATGCTAGCTGGATAGTCGCTAACACTGTAAGCGTTATGATTGCCCTGGCGATTGCAGCGCCAAGTGCTCCGGGCTTTTTGGGAACTTTTCAATTTGGATGCATAGTGGCTCTTTCAGTGGTGCATGGCTATTCTCGGGAATTTGGGCTTAGCTACTCAATAGTTATGCACGCCTACCAGGTGGCAGCTATCATTGCCATAGGTCTTTATTGTCTGCACAAAAAGCACCTTCATCTGTCCGATATAGCCAGTGTCAAAGACCGGGCTCTCTAG